In Candidatus Eisenbacteria bacterium, a single window of DNA contains:
- a CDS encoding transposase — MPKYARLVLPGVPHHVTQRGNRRVAVFADEKDHRLYLDLLQIYSSRNGLDILAYCLMPNHVHLVAVPREPHSLGRALRDTHRLYARKYNKRYDHAGHLWQGRFFSTPLDDHHFWAAIRYVERNPVRAGMVGRAEDYPWSSARAHCGKTEAERESRRGRLLSFTFPEGSRLQMGGEWSAWLSGEDEEKALDEIRKRTLTGR; from the coding sequence ATGCCCAAGTACGCTCGCCTCGTCCTCCCCGGTGTCCCGCACCACGTCACCCAGCGTGGAAACCGGCGGGTGGCCGTTTTCGCGGACGAGAAAGACCATCGCCTCTACCTCGACCTCCTCCAAATCTATTCCTCCAGGAACGGCCTCGACATCCTCGCCTACTGCCTCATGCCGAACCACGTGCACCTGGTCGCCGTCCCTCGGGAACCCCACTCTCTCGGCCGCGCGCTTCGCGACACGCATCGGCTCTACGCGCGGAAGTACAACAAGCGATATGACCATGCCGGCCATCTCTGGCAGGGACGTTTCTTCTCCACCCCGCTCGACGATCATCACTTCTGGGCGGCGATCCGCTATGTGGAGAGGAATCCGGTTCGCGCGGGGATGGTCGGTCGAGCCGAGGACTACCCGTGGTCGAGCGCGAGAGCCCACTGCGGGAAGACCGAGGCGGAGAGGGAAAGCCGACGCGGCCGATTACTCTCCTTCACCTTTCCCGAGGGGAGCCGGCTCCAAATGGGAGGGGAATGGTCCGCGTGGCTATCGGGGGAGGACGAGGAGAAGGCGTTGGACGAGATCCGGAAGAGAACGCTCACCGGACGATGA
- a CDS encoding NAD-dependent deacylase, producing the protein MSGARTGITRSTVPRSSAPTRPGTGGDSHAPPRSPASPGLFPREEFPLKEGIEGAARLLGAARRAAALTGAGVSAESGVPTFRGEGGLWRRYRAEDLATPGAYARDPELVWEWYRHRRRLVAACEPNAAHLALARLERLLPSFTLITQNVDGLHARAGSRDPVELHGNLFRARCESDGETRTADGSEGDGIPRCRAGHPMRPDVVWFGEMLPEEALRRAHDAAVAADLFLVVGTSALVHPAATLPVLAQQSGARLVEINPEETGLSGYADISLRGKAAEILPALVELAFPEAREGGEG; encoded by the coding sequence ATGAGTGGAGCCCGAACTGGGATTACGCGAAGTACCGTTCCAAGATCGTCTGCACCAACGCGACCCGGCACGGGCGGGGATAGTCACGCACCGCCCCGATCTCCGGCCTCTCCCGGACTTTTTCCCCGCGAGGAGTTTCCCTTGAAGGAAGGGATCGAAGGGGCCGCCCGCCTGTTGGGCGCCGCCCGGCGCGCGGCGGCGCTGACCGGCGCCGGCGTTTCCGCCGAGAGCGGAGTCCCCACCTTCCGCGGCGAAGGAGGGCTTTGGCGCCGCTATCGCGCCGAAGATCTGGCCACGCCCGGGGCGTACGCCCGGGATCCCGAACTGGTCTGGGAGTGGTACCGCCACAGGCGCCGCCTCGTGGCCGCCTGCGAGCCGAACGCCGCTCACCTCGCCCTCGCCCGACTCGAAAGGCTCCTCCCCTCTTTCACGCTGATCACGCAGAACGTGGACGGCCTCCACGCGCGGGCCGGCTCGCGCGATCCGGTGGAGCTGCACGGCAACCTCTTCCGCGCCCGCTGCGAGTCGGACGGCGAGACGAGAACCGCCGACGGCTCGGAGGGGGACGGGATCCCCCGCTGCCGGGCCGGGCATCCGATGCGCCCCGACGTGGTCTGGTTCGGCGAGATGCTGCCGGAGGAGGCGCTCCGGCGAGCGCACGACGCCGCCGTCGCCGCCGATCTCTTTCTGGTGGTGGGGACTTCGGCGCTCGTTCATCCCGCGGCGACCCTGCCGGTTCTGGCGCAGCAGTCGGGCGCGCGTTTAGTGGAGATCAACCCGGAGGAGACCGGCCTCTCCGGTTACGCCGACATCTCCCTCCGGGGGAAGGCGGCGGAAATCCTCCCGGCGTTGGTGGAGCTCGCCTTTCCCGAGGCGCGGGAAGGGGGGGAAGGTTGA